In one window of Spartobacteria bacterium DNA:
- a CDS encoding ArsR family transcriptional regulator → MKENKQGHDMNKHELELGAKVLKSLANPLRLAIMNRLADGDELSVTELYHELDCSQSRMSQQLGMLEERSLVQVRRDGTTKYYSLKNKDFVQLITCLRKHMLEYLSS, encoded by the coding sequence ATGAAAGAAAATAAACAGGGACATGATATGAATAAACATGAATTAGAATTGGGCGCAAAAGTTTTGAAATCGTTGGCGAATCCATTGCGGCTGGCGATTATGAATCGTCTGGCGGACGGAGATGAACTGAGTGTAACGGAACTGTATCATGAACTGGATTGCAGTCAGTCCCGGATGTCGCAGCAGCTGGGTATGCTGGAAGAGCGCAGTCTGGTGCAGGTTCGTAGGGATGGTACGACCAAGTATTATTCGCTGAAGAACAAAGATTTCGTTCAGTTGATCACCTGTCTTCGTAAGCATATGCTTGAATATTTATCTAGTTAA